AACAATATCAGCTTACCGACCCTTTTGCAAATTTTGAATATCTGGACATTTTTAAAATTGTTTCACAATATAAATTTCTTTTTCAGCTTCCAAATTATAAGCAAAAAACCGTCGAACACTTTCTCGGAATCCGCCGTGAGGATACCTTTGACGGCGGCCAGCTGATTCCCATTTACCGTGATTATGTAAAAAAGAAATCATCTGACACTCTGTCTTTTTTGAAATTGCATAATTACGAGGATGTCATCGACATGGTGGACTTACTGCCTGTTTTGACTTACCCAAGGCTTTTTACCGGGAACTATTCGATTCTTTCCCTGGAATGTGTCCCTTTTTCCTCTTTTGACGGCAGCAGCAATGGAACGGATTTGATTTTTACGCTGCAATATGACTTTTTTGTCCCACAGCGCGTGTCCTGCCGCTTTCAGGACATCCATCTGACCGCTTATCAGAACGTTTTAAAACTGGCAGTCCGAATCTATGAAGGCGAATTGAAATTCTTCTATCCAAACCCGAAGGATTATTTTTATCTGCCAAACGAGGACCGTGCCATCCATAAGAGTGTCGCTTCCTACGTTGAAAAAGAATTCCGGCAAAAAGCTAAGCCTGCAACCTGTTATAACCGGAAATGCGGCGTTTTCCTTCCACAGTTTTCCGATATTATGCACCCTGCTTTTCGCAAAGAATATAAAGATAAGATTTCTTATTTTGAACTGACCGATGATTTTTCCAACTCCGACGAATTACTCCATCGTTATATCAGCCACTTGCTTTTACAATTCACGAAGAAAAAATAATGCATGCTATCTTCTTTTTCATACAAAAAACCCCTTTTACCGGATTTTGTCCAGTAAAAGGGGTACTTATCATTTATCTGACGTTTGAAGGTCGATTCCTTTTTACGCTTTTTCAAAGAAAAATGATTTATTTCTGATAAATCCCAATTCCTTGTAATTCATAATCTGCTCTGTACTTCCGATAAACAGAACTCCGCCCTGTGCCAATGACTGGTAAAAGTTCTCGTAAATCTTATCTTTTGCTTCCTCGGTAAAATAAATTACCACATTACGGCATACAATCAGATGACAGCCACTTGGATATGGGTCTTTCAAAAGGTTGTGTTCTTTGAACTCTACTCTCTTTTTAATCTCATCGGAAATCTGATAGGAGGCGCCAACCTTTGTAAAATATTTTTTCTTTAAATCCTCCGGTACCGAAGCAATGCTTTTCTCGTTATAGAGTCCCATACGTGCAGTATCTAACACCTGTTTGTCAATGTCGGTTGCAATTACTTTAATATTGGACAATGGCAGATGTTTTGAAAGTGCCATAACAAGGGAATACGGCTCGTCCCCTGTGGAACATGCGGCACTCCAGATTTTAATATTTTTTCCAAATTTCTTTATCAAAGCCGGAAAAACTTCTGTATCAAGAATTTTCCACTGATCTGGATTTCGATAAAACTCTGAAACATTAATTGTTAAGAAATTCACAAACTGTTCGAACTTTTCTTTATCCTTTTTAATGAGAGCAACATAATCCGTATAGGATGTGATTTTATTCTTTCCAATCAAAGTGTCAATTCTTCTGCGCATCTGTTTCTCTTTGTACGCATTCAAGTCAATTTTGGTCAGTGCAAATACATCCTTTTTAAACTTTTCGTAATCGCCTAACATGGTCTCTTACCTCGCTTTCGTATCTTTTGTATCCTCATGGAGAAGATGTTCCTGGATGATTCCCGCAAAAAAATCCCGAGATACGAAAATAGACTCACACGTGGTGCAAGCCTATTTTCAATGTCTGCATTCACACACAGAACTTGTTTTATTCTTCTGTTACTTCTTCCTCTTCTTCTGGAGCAAGTAAAGCTTTCATAGATAAGCTGATTTTCTTTTCTTCTTCGTTGAAATCAACAACCTTAGCTTCGATTTCCTGTCCAACTTTTAATACGTCAGATGGTTTTTCTACATGCTCTTTTGCAATCTGGGAAACATGAAGTAATGCGTCAACACCTGGTGCAAGTTCAACAAACGCACCAAAATCTGTCATTCTTGCAACAACGCCTTTTACAACATTACCTACTGCATATTTCTCAGCAGCACCATTCCATGGATTCTCTTCTGGGAATTTCATGCTGAGTGCAATCTTTGTCTCGTTGATGTCTTTGATGAATACTTTTACAACATCACCAACGTTGAATACTTTCTTAGGATTCTCAACTCTTCCCCAAGACATTTCAGAGATGTGAAGTAATCCGTCTGCTCCACCTAAATCGATGAATGCACCGAAGTCTGTTACATTCTTAACAGTTCCTTCCATAACATCGCCAACTTTAATTTTTGCAAATAATTCTTTCTGCATTTCTGCTCTCTTTGCAACTAATAACTGTTTTCTGTCACCGATGATTCTTCTGCGTCTTGGATTGAACTCGCTGATTACAAATTCGATATCCTGATCTTTGTATTTGCTCAAGTCTTTCTCGTAAGAGTCAGATACAAGGCTGGCTGGGATAAATACACGTGTCTCATCTACGATAACACATAATCCACCGTCTAATACCTGTGCAACTTTTGCTGTTAAAACTTCTTTGTTCTCGAATGCTTCTTCTAATCTCTTGCTTCCTTTTTCTGCTGCAAGACGTTTGTAAGTCAATAATACCTGGCCTTCACCATCGTTTACTTTCAAAACTTTGGCTTCCATTGTGTCGCCTACAGATACCATTGTTGTAAGGTCAACATTAGACTCGTTTGTATATTCATTACGAGTGATAATACCATCTGACTTGTATCCGATATTTAAAACGATTTCGTCTGGTTTTACATCGATAACGGTAC
This genomic window from Roseburia sp. 831b contains:
- a CDS encoding ribonuclease H-like domain-containing protein; this translates as MKTWHNELPFSPSNQISDEIFTESSLFFDIETTGFSPAHTSLYLIGCARRIGNTLHIDQFFAEEPKEEADVLLAFLELISSYSVIISFNGVGFDLPYLKAKCEQYQLTDPFANFEYLDIFKIVSQYKFLFQLPNYKQKTVEHFLGIRREDTFDGGQLIPIYRDYVKKKSSDTLSFLKLHNYEDVIDMVDLLPVLTYPRLFTGNYSILSLECVPFSSFDGSSNGTDLIFTLQYDFFVPQRVSCRFQDIHLTAYQNVLKLAVRIYEGELKFFYPNPKDYFYLPNEDRAIHKSVASYVEKEFRQKAKPATCYNRKCGVFLPQFSDIMHPAFRKEYKDKISYFELTDDFSNSDELLHRYISHLLLQFTKKK
- a CDS encoding CheR family methyltransferase — translated: MLGDYEKFKKDVFALTKIDLNAYKEKQMRRRIDTLIGKNKITSYTDYVALIKKDKEKFEQFVNFLTINVSEFYRNPDQWKILDTEVFPALIKKFGKNIKIWSAACSTGDEPYSLVMALSKHLPLSNIKVIATDIDKQVLDTARMGLYNEKSIASVPEDLKKKYFTKVGASYQISDEIKKRVEFKEHNLLKDPYPSGCHLIVCRNVVIYFTEEAKDKIYENFYQSLAQGGVLFIGSTEQIMNYKELGFIRNKSFFFEKA
- the rpsA gene encoding 30S ribosomal protein S1 gives rise to the protein MSEMSFEQMLEESFKTIRNGEVVEGTVIDVKPDEIVLNIGYKSDGIITRNEYTNESNVDLTTMVSVGDTMEAKVLKVNDGEGQVLLTYKRLAAEKGSKRLEEAFENKEVLTAKVAQVLDGGLCVIVDETRVFIPASLVSDSYEKDLSKYKDQDIEFVISEFNPRRRRIIGDRKQLLVAKRAEMQKELFAKIKVGDVMEGTVKNVTDFGAFIDLGGADGLLHISEMSWGRVENPKKVFNVGDVVKVFIKDINETKIALSMKFPEENPWNGAAEKYAVGNVVKGVVARMTDFGAFVELAPGVDALLHVSQIAKEHVEKPSDVLKVGQEIEAKVVDFNEEEKKISLSMKALLAPEEEEEVTEE